Genomic window (Bradyrhizobium sp. 186):
TTGCGGATCGCGCTCACGGTCTCGTCGCTCGCACTCTGGATCGCCGCGATCTGCTCGGAGATTTCGGTGGTCGCCTTGGCGGTCTGGCCGGCCAGGGACTTTACTTCGGAAGCGACCACGGCAAAGCCGCGGCCGGCTTCGCCGGCGCGCGCGGCTTCGATGGTCGCGTTCAGCGCCAGCAAATTGGTCTGCTCGGCGATGCTCTGGATCAGCGTGACGACGTCGCCGATCTTCTGGGCGCCCTCGGCGAGTGCGCGCGCGGTGTCGCCGGTGCGGCGGGCGTTGTCGACGGCGCGGGCCGCGATCTCGGTGGACTGAGCGACCTGGCGGCCGATCTCCGCGATCGAGGAGGTCAGCTCTTCGGTGGCGCTCGCGACCGTCTGCACGTTGGTCGAGGTCTGCTCGGAGGCGGCCGCGACGACCGCAGCCTGGCTGTTGGTCTGGGCCGCGGTCGAGGTCATCGACTGCGCCGTGCTCTCCATCGCGGTGGAGGCCTGGGACAGGCCGCCGACGAGCTCGGTGACCTTGGCCTCGAAGGCGCTGGTGAGGCCGTCGAGCGCTTGCGCGCGGCGCATCTTGCCGTCGTTCTCGGCCTGTTTCTCGGCTGCGAGCCGGTCGGCCCGGATCATGTTGTCCTTGAACACCTGCACGGCGGCGGCCATGGCACCGATCTCGTCGGAGCGCGCAGCGCCAGGGATCTCTTCGGCAACGTTACCCTCTGCAAGCCGCGACATCCGTGTGGTCAGGTCGACGATGGGTGCGCAGACCCGGCGGCGCACCGTCACGACGAGGCCGATGCTCGCGATCAACACGGCAACGAGGCCCGCGAGCGCGATCGTGAAGCTCGTGCGCGCGGCCGAAGAGGCACCGGCAAGGATCTGCTCGGCATTGTCGTAGAAGGCGTCGCGGACGCCGATGACCGAGCCCAGGCCGCGCTGCGATCCTGCGTAGAAGGTCTCGACGTCGTGCTCGTATTTGCCGCTGGTCGCGCCGTCCTTCACGAGTTTCAGCTCGTGGCCAAAACCTTCGACATAGGCCGAGTTCATCGTCTCGAGCGCGGAAGCGACATTGGCGGGCGTCGCCGGATTGCCGCGCAGCTCCTGGAGCGACATCGCGATCTGGTCGTTGCGCCCTTGCGAGCGGGCGATGTCGGCCTTCTCGGCCTCGGTCGCCACCTTCCTGGCCCCGACGAGGTTCTTGTGCAGGCTGGCGTTGAGGCCGCCGATGTCGCGCAGCGTCATGGTGATGTTGGCGTAGCTGGCCTGGCGGTAGGCATCACCGTTGAGGATCGCCATGCGGCGCACCTGCTCGTTGAGCAGCGCGGTTACGCTGGCGTTCAGCACCGCGTTGTCGGCGACGATCTTCCTGGCCGCGTCCTTGCGCGCATCCGCCGGTCCAGCGATCGCCTTGTCGATCGCGTCGCGCAGCGCCGCAAGCTTCGTGTTCAGCGCGTCGATGTTGCTGCCGATGGTGTTGCCGTCATCGAACGGGCCGGGCAGGTCCTTGCGTAGCGCGTTCATCTTGTCCCGCGCGCCGTCGGTTTGCTTGCGCAGCTTGTCGTGTTCGGGGAGCAGCGTCGGGTCGACGGTCGCCGGGCCATAGAGGATGTTGGTGGCAAAGCCGCGCTCGGGGTTGAGGTAGCGCGGGATGTCACTGACGGCGCGGACGATCGCGAGCCGGCCCTGCGCTTCGGTGATCCGCTCCATCGTCTGGTATTTCGTCACGGCGACATAGACGGCGAGGCCGCCGCCGACGGTCGAGAGCGAGACGATGGCGGCGGTCAGGAGTGTACCGATTTTCATGGGCAGTCCGGCAATTGGCGCGGGGGAGAATTATCTTGCAGGACCATAGGTTGCGCGTGTTAACCCCGGGTTTACGCTCCGCGCCGCCGGCCCCGCGTTAGTCGTAGGTCGCGCTCACTGTTCCCAGGGGACCGAAATCTGCGACATAGGTTTCGCCCGCTTTCGGCCGCAACATGCCCGTGAGCGTGCCCGTGCTGATGGTCTGACCCGCCTTGAGGCCGATGCCGGTCCGTGACAGCTCGTTGGCGAGCCAGGTGAGCGGCACAAGGGGATGATCGATCGCATCCGCCGCGGTCCCGCGCCGCCTCAACGCGCCGTTGCAATTCAAAACCACCTCCTGATTGGCAATGTCGCGGCTGCGCCAGTCCGCGATGGCTTCGCCAAGCGCGATCGATCCTGATCCGGCGCCGTCGGCCAGAATCGCCGGCATCGGCGGAAACGCCGCATCGTGAACGAAGCGGCACTCGGCGAGCTCGATGCCCGGATGCAGCGAGGCGACGGCCTCGTCGACCTCTTCAGCGGAGTATGGTCTAGCGCGCGGCGGCAGGTCGACGCCGAGGCGCGCCTGGTATTCGACTTCGGGAATCGGGCTGCATTGTCTGGCATGCTCGACGCTTGCGGGCGACGACTGGATCAAGGGCGCGAAGACCCGGCCGTAGATCGGCGAGGTCGTGCGAAGCTGACGCTGGAGTTCGGGCTTCATGCCGGCAATTTTCCAGCCGACGACTTCCCAGCCCAATTCCTCTTCCACCATCTCCGCGATGCGGTAAGCCGTATCGGCATCGGGCGGCACCAGTCCCTCGTCGAGGCCGCTCTGCTGCCGGGCCTCGCGGCGCAGTGTGGCGAGATGCCGGGCGAGTTCGCGCTGTCGTGACAAGTGTGTGTCCGATCTATTCGGTGGTGCGAGCGAGGGCGTCGGACAGGATCATCTTCAGCTCCTCTTGAACATGGTCGAGCGTCTGCGCGCTGCGGCTTGCACGGCACATCGCGACCGTACCTTCGATCGAAGCGACGACGAGGGTTGCGAGCCGCTCCGCCCGCTTCAGAGCCAGACCTTCGCGGCACAACGCCCTGAGCATGATCTGCCGCCAGTCGGCAAAGACGCCGTCGGCAAGGTCGAGCAGATGCTGCTGCGCCGTCTCGTCATCCTTGTCGGAGGGCTCGCCGACATAGCGGTCGACGGCTACGGCAAGCACCGGGCAACCCGCCTCGAAGCGGGTCGATTCCAGTTGCCGTCGCCATGATGCAACGAACGCCTTCAGTCCAGCGATGGCGCCGAGCTGATTCACTGCCTTCTCAAGCGGGACGGACACCTGCTGCCCGGCGAACACCACGGCTTCGGCGATCAATTGCCGTTTGCCCTCGGGGAAGTGGTGGCTGATCGAGCCGCGCGGGGTCGCAGTATGACGGACAACGTCGCGCATGCTTGTGGCGTTCACACCGCGCCGGCTCATCAGGTCGGCGGCGCCGGCAATCATCTTGTCGCGTGTGGTGGCGGTCATGGAGCTCTCGGGCGAATTTGCTTTCGCATTTATACTATGACGCTTGACATAGGCAAGCGAGGCTGGATATGACATGTGTCATAGCCCATGGGAGGGATGCAGCGTGACCATCATCACCGTGACTGCGCCCGGGGGCCGGCTCAGCCTGGCGCAGCGCCGCCGCCTCGCGGAAACTCTGACCGACGCCGTGCTCGAGCCCGAAGTCGGCCAGCACGCGCCGGCGGCTCGAATGGGCTTTCAGGTCCATTTCCACGACCTACCGGTCGACTGCATGGCGATCGGCGGTCGGCTTTTGTCCGACCAGGACACACCGCCCGACATCATGACCATCAATATTGCGGTGATGAATGCGGCGTGGCCTGCGCAGGTGCGGGCCGAGGTGATAGGCAACGTGCTGGCGCGGTTGGCGGAGGCCTGCGAAATGCCGGCGCCCGCGCCGACCTGGTGGATCAATTTCGAGATCATCGATGAGGGAAGCTGGGGGTCGCAGGGCGGCGTGCTCTCGATCCTCCAACTTCTGGAAACCGGCGTGTTCACGCCGCAGCGGAGCAACGCGATTCGCGCGGCGGTTCAGCCGCCGGCCTGACGCACTGCCAACACCAGGCGACCATCATGGAGAGAAACGCATGAGCGAAGGACAGATTCGTACCGAGGAGCACGGCCACATCCTCAAAATCATCATCGACAACGTCACGAAGAAGAACTCGTTCACGCCGGCGATGATGGAGCAATTGTCTAATGCGCTGACCGAGCTGAACGACAACGAGACGTATTGGGTCGGCGTGATCTGCGCCGAAGGCGGCGACTTCACCGCCGGGCTCGATATGCCGAAATTCTTCGGCCCGACCGCAGAGAAGCGGAAAATCAAGGACGGCAATGTCGATCCGTTCGGCCTTAGCAAGCGCTGCCGCAAGCCGATCGTCACCGCCGTGCAGGGCATCGTGTTCACCATTGGCATCGAGCTGATGCTCGCCGGCGACATTGTGGTCGCGGCCGCGGATGCGCGCTTTTGCCAGATGGAGGCCAGACGCGGCATCGCGCCGCTCGGCGGCGCGCATTTCCGCTTCCTGTCGCGCGCCGGCTGGGGCGATGCGATGTATCACCTGTTCCTGTGTGACGAGTTTTCGGCGCAGCGCGCCCATGCGATCGGTCTCGTTCAGGAGGTCGTGCCACCCGGAGAGCAGATCGACCGTGCAATGACGCTTGCCGCCCTCATCGCGTGCAACGCGCCGCTCGGAATTCAGGTCACCAAGGAAGCCGCCGCGAAGTACATCGAAGGCGGCGAGGCGGCGGCAATCGCCTACATCCCCAATATCCGTGATCGCGTGCTCGGCAGCGCGGACGCGAAGGAGGGCATTCAGTCCTTCATCGAGCGGCGGGCCGCCGTCTTCCAGGGCCGCTGAACACGGGGCGTTATACCGGCCGTTCAAGCCTCGCCAGGATCTCCAGCGTGGCGCCGTCGCGCTCGCCCGAAAAATATCTGGCGATCGCCAGGCCGAAGATCGGCTGGTCGGACACGGCGTCGAACAGCGTCATCGACGAGCGGAATTTGGCGTCATCCGGCGCCCCGAGGATCGCGTGGATGGTCCGTCCCTTCACGGCGAGCACGAGGCCGGTGCATTCGACGAGACGGGCGCCCAGGACAGGGTGGGCGAGGTAGGCATCGGCCTCCTCGCGCGAGCCGATGGCGTAGCGCTGCGACATGGCGCTGAAGCCGAGGCCAGCGAGTTGCGGGAAGACGAACCACATCCAGTGGCTCTGCTTCCGGCCCCGGGACAGCTCCCCGATCACGGTCGGATAGACCGGATTCTGGGCCTGGACGAACCGGTTTAGGTCGAAAGGATCGGACATTGGATACCTTGGGGCACCTCGCCGGCCGCGATTATGCCTAACTTTTGGCTCCCAATGTGGTAGCTGGTACAGAGTCTCCGGGTGGGGTGGGCCCCCCGGGGGTCGATTTGGGGATCTGATGGTTTCCGACACCGCAAGAGCCGAGAGGCTGTTGTCGCGCCGCCGTATCGGGCGGGCCGAGACAATTTTGCTGTCTCTGGCCGCCCTTGCGCTGTCGGTGGGCGCGGCAGCCTGGGTCGCGGACATGAGTGATTCGACTCCGCTGGTCTCCGCCGCGCTGCCGCCCGCCAATCACCTGTCGTTCGACGAACGTTTCACTTCGCTGTCGGGCAGCCCTCCGGCCCGCGACACCGGCTTGCGCGCGATCGAGCGCTCTGCCCTGAACGCGGTCCAGCTCAAGCTCCGCGACGCCAAGGCGATGCTCGCCCAGAGACTTCAGGGCGACGACTGGCGTTCGACCCTGACGGATGATGACCGGCCGCCGGTAGCCGACGAGACGAGGTCCTCGCAGCGGGCCGATGCCGTCCCGATGCCGCGCTCGCGCCCGGTCCAGGCCGATCTCGCCTCCCAGGTCGCCTCCAGCCAGGCCTTTGCCGATACCAACCCGAGGGTCGATAACCGCAACTTCCTCGAGAGATTCAGTGACAAGATCAAGCTGGCCTCGCTGACACCCGACAGCGGCCTGTTCCGCCAAGGGCCGGATCTTGCCGCCCTCGGCTACGATTCGCGAACGGCGGTCTATGACATCTCGGCCAAGGCGCTTTACCTGCCGAGTGGCGCCGCGCTGGAAGCCCATTCGGGCATGGGTCCGCTGATGGACAACCCCGAGCATGTCGATCAGCGCATGGTCGGCGCGACCCCGCCGGCGACTTACGACTTGAAGCCGCGCGAAAAACTGTTCCACGGCATACGCGCATTGCGCATGACACCCGCCGAGGGCACCAGCGCGCTCGGCCGCGTCGGCCTTCTCACCCACAGTTACATGCTCGGGCCGCGCGGCGACTCAAATGGCTGCGTCTCGATCAAGGACTACGAACGTTTCCTGAAGGCCTACGACAATGGCGAGTTCAACCGCCTCGTCGTCGTGCCGAACCTGAGCGGGCCGGCGACCGCCTCGCAGCGCGCGAGCACCGACTCCTGATATTTGCCTGCTACGGCGGGGCTGCCGTTTCCCCTTCGTTAAGCCGTCCTCGTCCAGAAGCAGCCCATGAGTGATCCTTCAAGCTCCGACACCCCGCTGCGCACGACGTTCAAGATCAAGCTGAACGGTGATACGTTGGCGATTGCGACCGTCGGCCAAGCCTATCAGTTCCTCACCAACTTCAAATCGGTCGAGTGGATGGAATTCCGCGCGCTGCACGAGGACGCCGTCGAAGCGCTGGAGGGCGCCGCCGGCAACGCCATGCTCGCGGTGCAGGCGACCAACGCCGTACGCGCGCTGTTCGTCAGCGCGAGACTGCTTTGAGAAGCGTGGCTGTAGCCTGGATGGAGCGCAGCGTAATCCGGGGCCAGCCATGCAGATCCTGGAAGATTCCCGGATTGCGCTGCGCTCCATCCGGGCTGCCGCTCACAGCTTGAACTCCGCTATAGGAATAGGCAAACGGTCCGCGAAGGCCGTGGCCCAAGCCAATACGTTTGAAGCTTACTTTCCGGGGGAGAACCCATCATGAAACGCCGTACATTCCTCAAGGGCGGCGCGGTGGCCGGCGCGACGACGCTGGTTGCGGCACCTGCGATCGCGCAAGGCATGCCCGAGCTCAAGTGGCGCCTGACCTCGAGCTTTCCGAAGTCGCTCGACACCATCTATGGCACCGCGCAGACCTTCGCAAAGTACGTGGCGGAGGCCACCGACAATAAATTCCAGATCCAGACCTTTGCCGCCGGCGAGCTCGTCCCGGGTCTCCAGGCGCTCGATGCCGTCAGCGTCGCTTCCGTCGAGATGGCGCAGACGCCGCTCTATTTCTACATCGGCAAGGAGCCGGCGCTGGCCTATGCGACCGGCGCGCCGTTCGGCATGAACCATCGCCATCAGGAATCCTGGTGGGCGTTCGGCGGCGGCGCCGAGCTCACCAACGAGGCGCTGAAGCCGTTCAAGGCCCACGCCATTCTCTGCGGCAATTCCGGCACCCAGATGGGCGGCTGGTTCCGCAAGGAGATCAAGACGGTCGACGATCTCAAGGGTCTCAAATTCCGCATCGCCGGCATGGGCGGCCATGTGCTGGCGCGGCTCGGCGTGGTGCCGCAGCAGATCGCAGGCGGCGACGTGTATCCTGCGCTTGAGAAGGGGACGATTGACGCCGCGGAGTTCGTCGGTCCCTATGACGACGAGAAGCTCGGCTTCCAGAAGGTCGCAAAATACTACTACTTCCCCGGCTGGTGGGAAGGCGGCGCAATGCTGCACATGATCGTCAATGATGAGAAGTGGGCTTCGCTGCCGAAGCAGTACCAGGCGATCCTCAACCAGGCCGGCTCGGCGGCAGGCGCCTGGATGCTCGAGAAATACGACAGCGTGAATCCGGCGGCTCTGAAGCGGCTGATCGCCAATGGCGCGGAGCTGAAGGCGTTCCCGCAGCCGGTTCTGGAGGCCTGCTACACCGCGACCCAGGACCATCTGAACGAGCTTGCCGGCAAGAGCGATCTGTTCAAGCGGACCAAGGAGAGCCACGACGCGTATATGAAGGAGCTGCTCTTCTACACGCAGATCGCGGAAAATTTCTACGACAACTATCTGCTCAGCAAGATGCGCAAGGGCTGATCATGGGACGGGCGGGCGCGGTGTCTAGGCCGCGCCCAAACCCAGCTTCTCATAGATGCGCCGTGCATAGGCGCCGAACGCGTCGGTCGTCTTGAGCGGAAGCGCACGCGGGAAGGGCAGGTCGATCGCGAAATAATCGGCCATCTTCGCCGGTCCCGCCGTCAGAACGGCGCAGTGCGAGGACAGGAAGACGGCTTCCTGGATCGAATGCGTGACGAAGACGATGGTCTTGCCGCTCTCGCGCCAGATCCGCAACATCTCCAGGTTCATCTGCTCGCGGGTCAAGGCGTCCAGCGCGCCGAACGGCTCGTCCATCAGGATCAGTTTTGGATCGTGAATGAAGGCGCGCGCGATCGCGGTGCGCTGCTGCATGCCGCCGGAGAGCTGCTGCGGAAACTTGGTCTCGTAGCCGGCTAGCCCGACCAGGTTGAGCAGATCGCGCGCCCGCTCGCGCGCGGCCTTCATCGGCAGGCCCACGATCTCGGCCGGCAGCAGCACGTTGTCCAGGATCGTCCGCCACTTCAGCAGCAACGCCTGCTGGAACACCATGCCGATGTCGCGGGTCGGATCGAACAGGCTTTTGGCGTTGCCGATCTTCACCGTGCCGCCGTCGGCGCCATGCAGGCCGGCCAATATCTTCATCACCGTGGTCTTGCCGCAGCCGGAGGGACCGACCAGCGAGACCAGCTCACCTTCCTGCACGTCCATGGTGACGTCGGAGACGGCCAAAAATTCGGCGCCGCCGCTGCGATAAACCTTGCGGACGCCGCGCAGGCTGATGAAGGGCTCCGCCGTCATGCCAGCCATTTGTCCAGATTGGCGGCAACGAAGGCGTCGTCGCTGAGATCGGCATGCTCGCGGCGGACGCGGTCGATCTCGTCCTTCTGGCCGGGGCTCAGGCCCTCGTTCGGATCGAGGCACCACAGGCCCTGCATCAGGCCTTGACGCCGCAGCACCTCGTGGCAGCCGGCGATGCAGCCGTGAAAATTGTTGGCGACGTCGAAGAAGGCGCTGTTGCAGTCGGTGACGCGGGCATCGAGCGCCAGCAAATCGGCCGGCACACTGTCCTTGTGCCGCGCCGCCTTGCAGCGCTCGAACTGCTTGATGGCGCTGGCGGTCCACACCGACCAGTGGCCGAGCAGCCCGCCTTTGAAATAAGTCCGCGTGGTGACGCCGTTGTCGCGCAAATCGAACGGCAAGGTGAGGTCGAGCAGGATGTGATCGTCATTGCCGGTGTAAATCGCGACGCGGTCGAGCGCGCCGGCGGCTGCAACGCCGCGCAAGACGTCGAGCGTGCGGTAACGGTTAAACGGCGCGATCTTGATCGCGATCACATTGTCGATCGATGCAAAGCGCTGCCAGAACCGGCTCGACAGGATGACGCCGCCGACGGCCGGCTGGAGGTAGAAGCCGACGAGGGGAATTTCGGCGGCGACCGCCGTGCAGTGCGTGATGATCTCGTCCTCGGAGGCGCTCTTCATCGCGGCGAGGCTGAGCAGTCCGGCATGATAGCCTATGTCGCGCGCGGTGCGCGCCTCGCTTGTCGCCTGCGGGGTCTGCCCGGCGAGGCCTGCGACCATCGCCAGCGGTCGCTTGGTCCAGCTCGAGGCGGTCTCGGCGGCGAGCTCGAGCACGGGACGATAGAGGCCGACATCGCGGATCGCGAACTGCGTCGTGTGCACGCCGACCGCCAGCCCACCCGCGCCGGAATCGATGTAATAGCGCGTCAGCGCACGCTGATGCTTTTTATCGAGCTGGCGCTCGGCCGTGAGTGCGAGCGGATGTGCCGGCAGCACGGTGCCGTCGGCGATCAGCTTGCGGACGTCGCTGTTGATCTGGCTGTGATGCATGATGTCCTATCCAAATTCTGGGCCGGCGACGGCAAATGGCACTTCCTCGCCTGCAGCAGTGGCGGGGCCGAACCG
Coding sequences:
- a CDS encoding helix-turn-helix domain-containing protein: MTATTRDKMIAGAADLMSRRGVNATSMRDVVRHTATPRGSISHHFPEGKRQLIAEAVVFAGQQVSVPLEKAVNQLGAIAGLKAFVASWRRQLESTRFEAGCPVLAVAVDRYVGEPSDKDDETAQQHLLDLADGVFADWRQIMLRALCREGLALKRAERLATLVVASIEGTVAMCRASRSAQTLDHVQEELKMILSDALARTTE
- a CDS encoding ABC transporter ATP-binding protein gives rise to the protein MAGMTAEPFISLRGVRKVYRSGGAEFLAVSDVTMDVQEGELVSLVGPSGCGKTTVMKILAGLHGADGGTVKIGNAKSLFDPTRDIGMVFQQALLLKWRTILDNVLLPAEIVGLPMKAARERARDLLNLVGLAGYETKFPQQLSGGMQQRTAIARAFIHDPKLILMDEPFGALDALTREQMNLEMLRIWRESGKTIVFVTHSIQEAVFLSSHCAVLTAGPAKMADYFAIDLPFPRALPLKTTDAFGAYARRIYEKLGLGAA
- a CDS encoding DUF2778 domain-containing protein; translation: MVSDTARAERLLSRRRIGRAETILLSLAALALSVGAAAWVADMSDSTPLVSAALPPANHLSFDERFTSLSGSPPARDTGLRAIERSALNAVQLKLRDAKAMLAQRLQGDDWRSTLTDDDRPPVADETRSSQRADAVPMPRSRPVQADLASQVASSQAFADTNPRVDNRNFLERFSDKIKLASLTPDSGLFRQGPDLAALGYDSRTAVYDISAKALYLPSGAALEAHSGMGPLMDNPEHVDQRMVGATPPATYDLKPREKLFHGIRALRMTPAEGTSALGRVGLLTHSYMLGPRGDSNGCVSIKDYERFLKAYDNGEFNRLVVVPNLSGPATASQRASTDS
- a CDS encoding HAMP domain-containing methyl-accepting chemotaxis protein, which translates into the protein MKIGTLLTAAIVSLSTVGGGLAVYVAVTKYQTMERITEAQGRLAIVRAVSDIPRYLNPERGFATNILYGPATVDPTLLPEHDKLRKQTDGARDKMNALRKDLPGPFDDGNTIGSNIDALNTKLAALRDAIDKAIAGPADARKDAARKIVADNAVLNASVTALLNEQVRRMAILNGDAYRQASYANITMTLRDIGGLNASLHKNLVGARKVATEAEKADIARSQGRNDQIAMSLQELRGNPATPANVASALETMNSAYVEGFGHELKLVKDGATSGKYEHDVETFYAGSQRGLGSVIGVRDAFYDNAEQILAGASSAARTSFTIALAGLVAVLIASIGLVVTVRRRVCAPIVDLTTRMSRLAEGNVAEEIPGAARSDEIGAMAAAVQVFKDNMIRADRLAAEKQAENDGKMRRAQALDGLTSAFEAKVTELVGGLSQASTAMESTAQSMTSTAAQTNSQAAVVAAASEQTSTNVQTVASATEELTSSIAEIGRQVAQSTEIAARAVDNARRTGDTARALAEGAQKIGDVVTLIQSIAEQTNLLALNATIEAARAGEAGRGFAVVASEVKSLAGQTAKATTEISEQIAAIQSASDETVSAIRNVADVIAEIDQIGTAIAAAIEEQGSATKEISRSVQEAARGTQEVNTNITGVQRAADDTGAAAREVLGAAEQLSTQSRDLAGQFDRFLSEVRAA
- a CDS encoding crotonase/enoyl-CoA hydratase family protein, with translation MSEGQIRTEEHGHILKIIIDNVTKKNSFTPAMMEQLSNALTELNDNETYWVGVICAEGGDFTAGLDMPKFFGPTAEKRKIKDGNVDPFGLSKRCRKPIVTAVQGIVFTIGIELMLAGDIVVAAADARFCQMEARRGIAPLGGAHFRFLSRAGWGDAMYHLFLCDEFSAQRAHAIGLVQEVVPPGEQIDRAMTLAALIACNAPLGIQVTKEAAAKYIEGGEAAAIAYIPNIRDRVLGSADAKEGIQSFIERRAAVFQGR
- a CDS encoding dihydrodipicolinate synthase family protein, with translation MHHSQINSDVRKLIADGTVLPAHPLALTAERQLDKKHQRALTRYYIDSGAGGLAVGVHTTQFAIRDVGLYRPVLELAAETASSWTKRPLAMVAGLAGQTPQATSEARTARDIGYHAGLLSLAAMKSASEDEIITHCTAVAAEIPLVGFYLQPAVGGVILSSRFWQRFASIDNVIAIKIAPFNRYRTLDVLRGVAAAGALDRVAIYTGNDDHILLDLTLPFDLRDNGVTTRTYFKGGLLGHWSVWTASAIKQFERCKAARHKDSVPADLLALDARVTDCNSAFFDVANNFHGCIAGCHEVLRRQGLMQGLWCLDPNEGLSPGQKDEIDRVRREHADLSDDAFVAANLDKWLA
- a CDS encoding substrate-binding domain-containing protein, with translation MKRRTFLKGGAVAGATTLVAAPAIAQGMPELKWRLTSSFPKSLDTIYGTAQTFAKYVAEATDNKFQIQTFAAGELVPGLQALDAVSVASVEMAQTPLYFYIGKEPALAYATGAPFGMNHRHQESWWAFGGGAELTNEALKPFKAHAILCGNSGTQMGGWFRKEIKTVDDLKGLKFRIAGMGGHVLARLGVVPQQIAGGDVYPALEKGTIDAAEFVGPYDDEKLGFQKVAKYYYFPGWWEGGAMLHMIVNDEKWASLPKQYQAILNQAGSAAGAWMLEKYDSVNPAALKRLIANGAELKAFPQPVLEACYTATQDHLNELAGKSDLFKRTKESHDAYMKELLFYTQIAENFYDNYLLSKMRKG
- a CDS encoding tautomerase enzyme, translated to MTIITVTAPGGRLSLAQRRRLAETLTDAVLEPEVGQHAPAARMGFQVHFHDLPVDCMAIGGRLLSDQDTPPDIMTINIAVMNAAWPAQVRAEVIGNVLARLAEACEMPAPAPTWWINFEIIDEGSWGSQGGVLSILQLLETGVFTPQRSNAIRAAVQPPA
- a CDS encoding DUF1810 domain-containing protein, which translates into the protein MSDPFDLNRFVQAQNPVYPTVIGELSRGRKQSHWMWFVFPQLAGLGFSAMSQRYAIGSREEADAYLAHPVLGARLVECTGLVLAVKGRTIHAILGAPDDAKFRSSMTLFDAVSDQPIFGLAIARYFSGERDGATLEILARLERPV
- a CDS encoding fumarylacetoacetate hydrolase family protein, which codes for MSRQRELARHLATLRREARQQSGLDEGLVPPDADTAYRIAEMVEEELGWEVVGWKIAGMKPELQRQLRTTSPIYGRVFAPLIQSSPASVEHARQCSPIPEVEYQARLGVDLPPRARPYSAEEVDEAVASLHPGIELAECRFVHDAAFPPMPAILADGAGSGSIALGEAIADWRSRDIANQEVVLNCNGALRRRGTAADAIDHPLVPLTWLANELSRTGIGLKAGQTISTGTLTGMLRPKAGETYVADFGPLGTVSATYD